Genomic segment of Rhodocaloribacter litoris:
TTCATTCCAGGTTCTCCATTGACATTTTATCCTGTTGAGTTGTATTCATTTCGAATTTCTTTTTACCTTGGTGATTAGTCTTCAAATAAATAGTTCTCATTTTTATATTAGCTTCAGATCTTTCATCCCCTCTTGCTCATCCTGATGGGTGATGAAAAGAATGATCTTTGGGTCAGTATCTGTTCTCTGGACAATGTAGGAAACATCGAATTGCACATACTTTTCCTCTTGTCTCCGAAAGACTGCTTCCCAGCGGACATCAACCAGAGAAAAGGCAACCGTAATGGGCTTTTCCTCCATGGAGACAATTCTCGCTCCGCTGAAGCCAACGCCTTTGTAAAAGGTTGCCATCTGCTCAGCCATCTGCGTGAATTGTGCCTTGCTGCCCGCAATTACTCCACGCGGTCCGGCAGACAGAAAACTATCAGCAAAGAGATCCGCCTGCCGGGCAACATCCAGCGCGGAGAACGCATGCTCATAGGTGATAAAAAGCTGTTGAATATCGCTGTTCATGTTTCATCTCCGTTCTTCTTTTCGGGCAAAGATACATAATTTGATGTTTCCAGAAACCACCGATTCCCTGTTTGTCGAAAACCTGCCTCTCTGAAAAGAGAAGAATGCCCGCGATGGGTGGAAGAGTTCCCTGCCGTGTCGAACGGATAGGCCTCGATGACCTGGGCTCCTTGTGCACGTGCGTACGCGATCGCCCCTTCCAGGAGCCGCTTCGCTACCCCTTTGCTCCGGTAGGTACGCAGAACGAAAAAGCAAAGAATCGTCCAGGTGGGCAGGTCTTGTGGCGTTACACGAGGCATGGTGCGCGAGCGATCCAGCCGTTTGTAGGTTTCGCGCGGGGCTACCGAACACCAGCCGATGGGTCTTTCACCATCGTAAGCAAGAACGCCAACCGGGATACCTTCGTGCACCAGGTTACACATGACTTCTTTCTTCTCAGCATTTGAAAGATGCTTTTGAGCTGACATGCGATAGAGGGTGCACCAGCAAAAGTGCGGTGCTCCGCGTGATTCAAACAGGGCGACAAAATCGCCCAGGTTCTCCGTAGTAACCGGCCGAACTGCAAATTCAGTTGTGCTATGTTGTTGCGTCATCATACGAATGCTTTTCCTCGACCGAAGATAAAACACCAATCTCATGTGTCACAAACAAACTGGCGAAGCTCCGCATGGATGAAATGTTTCACTCCTTCTTTGCCTGTTAGCTTCAACCACACTCTCCCACTTTCTGGTTCTACTTCCAGCACCAACCTGAAAAATGGACAACAGAGCATTTCCCGCGAGATGAACTCCGCTGCTTGCCGGAGTGTCAAAGCATTACTTGGCAACTCAAAGGCAAATCCATCGCTGAGCTCTTTCACTTGCTTAACCGAGTGAAACAATTGCTCTGTCACTGCTGAATGCCTGGATCTGTCTTCTTGAGGGATAGCATCCCACTTACAAGCAAACTCTGATGAATAATTGTTAGTTTGATCGTTCATAGTTTGACTCCTTTGTATTATTTCTTGATTCACATCCATCAAAATGATTGATCCGCCCATTCCCACCATAGGAATGTGCCAATCAAACCCATGCTGCTCACGGCCACCACGATTGCATAACTCACCAACCCAAGATTCGTATAGTCTGGCCCGGCAAGTCCTGCATACAATGCCGGCACGGACCAGGGGAAATAGGCCCCCCATCCCGCTGCGGCCA
This window contains:
- a CDS encoding nuclear transport factor 2 family protein, coding for MNSDIQQLFITYEHAFSALDVARQADLFADSFLSAGPRGVIAGSKAQFTQMAEQMATFYKGVGFSGARIVSMEEKPITVAFSLVDVRWEAVFRRQEEKYVQFDVSYIVQRTDTDPKIILFITHQDEQEGMKDLKLI
- a CDS encoding GNAT family N-acetyltransferase, whose translation is MMTQQHSTTEFAVRPVTTENLGDFVALFESRGAPHFCWCTLYRMSAQKHLSNAEKKEVMCNLVHEGIPVGVLAYDGERPIGWCSVAPRETYKRLDRSRTMPRVTPQDLPTWTILCFFVLRTYRSKGVAKRLLEGAIAYARAQGAQVIEAYPFDTAGNSSTHRGHSSLFREAGFRQTGNRWFLETSNYVSLPEKKNGDET